The region ACCGGCAAGCAGGTGAGGGTGCTGGTTTTCGCCAAGGGCGAGAAGCAGGACGAGGCGAAAGCCGCCGGAGCCGACTATGCCGGATTCGAGGACCTGGTGGAGAAGGTCCAGGGCGGCTGGTTCGACTTTGACGTCGCGGTTGCCACGCCGGACACGATGTCGGCAGTCGGCCGGCTGGGCAAGGTGCTGGGGCCACGCGGCCTCATGCCTTCGCCCAAGACCCAGACCGTGACCTTCGATGTGGCCGCAACGGTCAAGAGCCTGAAGGCAGGCCGGATCAAGTACCGGACCGACAAGACTGGGAACATCCATGCGCTGATGGGCAAGGCGTCGTTCGATCCGGACAAGCTGAGTGAGAACGTTCGGAGCTTCGTAGCCGAAGTGGTCAGGGCAAAGCCGGCTACGGCCAAGGGCCAGTTCGTGCACAACATCGTGCTGTCATCGACCATGGGTCCCGGGGTCAGAGTCGACGTCCGCGAATTCCTTGATACAGCCAGGAAGGGAGTCTAGCCATGCCCAAGCAGGTGAAGATTGATGCGGTGGCCGGGCTGAAGGAGAGGATCGGCAAGACGTCGGCGCTCTATTTCGTTGATTTCACGAAGCTCGCCGCCAACGACTTCAACACGCTGCGACGCAAGTTGGGCGAGTCGAAGGTTGCGGTCCGCGTCGTGAAGAACCGGCTGGCGCTGCGGGCGCTGACCGAGAGCGGCGTGCCGGCCGACATCGAGAAGCTTCTGACCGGGCCCACCTCGCTGGTGTTCGCCGTCGACGACCCGATTGCGCCGGCCCGCACCATACGCGAGCAGATGAAGAAGATGGCGGCCCTGAAAGTCAAAGGGGCCTATTTGGACCGGGTCCTGTACCCGGCCGACCAGTTCAACTTCATCGCCGGGCTGCCGACCAAGAACGAACTGCGCGGCGAGGTCGTCGGCGTGCTGCAGGGACCGATCTACGGGCTGGTGACGACACTAGACGGGCTGCTTTCCGAGTTCGTCTGGGTGCTCGACCAGGTCAAAGACCGGCCGCGGGCGACGGCGCCGGCGGCTGACGCTCCGGCCCCGGAAGCGACTGCTCCCGCGCCGGAGCAACCGGCCGCAGCCTGAGACAGAATTGCATGGGAATTGCTGCTTCATAACGACGGGATCGATAGGAATGCCGCGGTTGCTTGCGGCAGTTTAACAGTCCAGGAGGATTGATGGCGGAAACCAAAATCCAGCAGGTCATCGAAACGATCGAAGGCCTGACAGTTACCGAATTGGCTGAGCTCGTGAAGTCCCTGAAGGACAAGTTCGGCGTGTCGGCTCCGGCGTTCATGGCGGCCGGTCCGATGCCGGCGGCCGGCGGCGCAGCCCCGGCGGAAGCGAAGGCCGAGGAACAGAGCGAGTTCACCGTGACTCTCGTATCTGTCGGCGACAAGAAGATCCAGGTGCTCAAGGAGCTGCGGTCAGTCACCCAGCTGGGGTTGAAGGAAGCCAAGGACATCATCGACAAGACCCCTAGCGTCGTCAAGGAGAACGTATCGAAGGAAGACGCCGCCAAGATCAAGGCGAAGCTCGAGGAAGTAGGCGCCAAGGTCGAGGTCAAGTAGAAGCGGCGAGTGACGAGCGTCGGCATCGCGGTTCGTGATTCGCAGGCGGTTTGTCCGGCTATCGGCCGATCACGGGGGAGGCTCGCAGAATGGAACAGCTAGACTTCTCTAGGAGCACAACTCACTTAGAGATCCCGAGCCTGCTTTCACTGCAGCTCGATTCGTTCCGAGAGTTCGCCCAGTTTGAGACCGACCCGGCCCGGCGCGAGCCGCACGGGCTCGAGGGCGTCCTCCGGGAGACGTTCCCGATTGAGGACGCGCACAAGAACTTCCGGCTGGATTACGTCGGCTACCGCTTCGGTGAGCCGAAGTACTCGCCGGACGAAGCCATGGCCAAGGGCGTTAACTACTCGATGCCGCTGAAGGTCGTGTTCCGGATGGTCAAGAAGGAGCCTACGACCTCCGAAGGGCAGCCCGCACCCAGCAGTGAGAAGGTCAAGGACATACTCGAGCAGGAGGTCTTTGTCTGCGAGTTGCCGTGGATGACCACTGCCGGTACGTTCATCATCAACGGAGTGGAGCGGGTGATTGTCAGCCAGCTCCACCGGTCTCCGGGCGTCTACTTCTCCCGGGACGGCGACGAGTTCTCGGCGTTGCTGGTACCGCTGCGCGGCGCCTGGTTCGAACTGGTCGTGGACAAGCACAACTCGATGGTGGTCCTGCTTGACCGGAAGCGGCGGATTTCGGCCGCGACTTTCATGCGGGCAATCGGCTACTCGCACGAAGATATCGTCGACAAGCTCTTTCGGGTCGTCCAGAAGCCGTTTGCGCCGGGACAGGTCGTGGCGCGCGACATCAAGTCGGAGTCGGGAGAGTCCTGGGCACGTGCCGGTGAGTACGTGACCGAGGGGTTGCTGGATTTCCTCTCGTCCAAGGGCGTAGCCGAAGGTTGGGTCGTGGATGGGAACCCGGCTGGACTCGACATCATCGCCAACACGCTGCGTGCCGACCGTACCACGTCAAAGGAAGATGCCATCAAGCGGATCTACTACCGGTTGCGCTCGATTGCCCCGCATTCGATCGAGCTGGCCGAGTCGGTGATACTGGGCATGCTCTTTGACCAGAAGCGGTTCGACCTCGGCGCGGTCGGTCGTTACAAGCTGAACCAGCGTTTGATGGCCAAGACCCCGCTCACCCAGACCGGGCTGCTGCAGAAGGACGTGCTGGCAATCGTCTCGCACCTGCTGTTGTTTGCCGGTGAAGGCCGGCTGTACCAGGTCCGCTATCAGGCGGGCTCCTCCGAGGAACGGGACAAGGTGCTCGGGGAACTGAAGGGACAGGACCTGCTGCCGGATCGATATCACTGGTACGAACGCCGTTCTGAGCTGGAGATGACCTTCTACGACGAGGGGCGCGGCAAGCATGCCGAGAAGCTAGTGTCTGTCAAGGGAAGGCGAATGGTCGCCGAGCCGGTCCGCTATCAGGCCGACGACGTCGACCACCTCTCGGCCCGCCGCGTGAAGCGTGTGGGCGAGCTGCTGGAAAACCAGTTCCGGGCTGCCCTGATGCAACTGGCTCAGAATATCCGGGAGCGGGCCGCCTTCATTGACGACAGCCTGCTGACACCGCAGGAGCTGGTGAACACCCGGGTGGTGGCTAACGCCATCATGCAGTTCTTCACCCAGAGTCAGCTCTGTCAGTTCATGGAGCAGACAAACCCGTTGACCGAGCTTACGCACAAACGGCGCGTCTCCACTCTGGGCCCGGGGGGGCTGACCAAGGAGACAGCCGGCTTCGAGGTGCGGGACGTTCATTTCTCTCACTACGGACGGATCTGCCCGATTGAGACGCCGGAAGGACCCAACATCGGCCTGATCTCAACGGTTGCCACATACGGCCGGGTCGACCAGTACGGCTTTATGACCACGCCTTACTGGCGCGTCAGCGACGGCAAGGTGATGGTCGGCAAGGGTCGGGAGATCTACCTCAACCCGGACGAAGAGGACCACTACGCGATTGCCCAGGCAACCAGCAAGTTGACGTCGGACCACCGTTTTGTCGACGAAGACGTCATCTGTCGGCGCAAGGGCGACGTCGTTTCCCTGCCGCCGGACCAGGTCGACTTCATGGACGTGTCGCCCAAGCAGATTTTCGCACCTTCGACCGTGATGGTGCCCTTTCTCGAGCACGACGACGCCGACCGGGCGCTGATGGGTGCCAACATGCAGCGCCAGGGCGTGCCGCTGCTCCTGCCTGAGAAGCCGCTGGTCGCGACCGGCGTTGAAGGCAAGTTTGCCGCCGAGTCGGGCGCGATTCTGCTGGCGCCTGAGGACGGAGTGGTAACGCGGGTGGATGCGCGCACCGTCGTGCTGCGTTCCGACCGCGGGCCGACCGAGTACAAGCTCAGGAAGTACAAGAAATCGAACCAGTACACCTGCCTCTCGCAGCGGCCGATGGTTCGGGCCGGGGACCGCGTCAAGAAAGGCGCCCTGCTCGCGGACGGGCCGGCCACCCAGGACGGCCAGCTCGCTCTGGGTCGCAACGTGCTGGTTGCCTTCGTGCCGTGGCGCGGATACAACTACGAAGACGCCATCATTGTTTCCGAGGACTTGATCAAAGAGGACGGTTTCACCTCCATTCAGCTGCTCGAGTTCGAGATCCAGGCGCGCGAGACGAAGTTGGGTTCGGAGGAGATCACTCGCGACATCCCGGGTGCGACCGAGGACGAGTTGCGCAACCTGGATGAGTTCGGGGTCATCCGGATCGGTGCCGAGGTTGGTCCCGGCGACATCCTGGTCGGCCGCATCACGCCCAAGGGCGAGACCGAGTTCACGCCCGAGGAGCGGCTGCTGCGGGCGATCTTCGGCGAGAAGGCGGCCAACGTCCGTGACACCTCGATGCGCGTGGAACCGGGCGTGTTTGGCGTGGTGATCGAGCAGCGAATCCTCTCCCGCAAGCTCGGGGATGCCATGAACCGACGGCTGGAAAAGGAGCGTGTGGTTGAAGCTGGCCACCGCTACGACCTGAAGAAGGAGTTCCTGCAGGATCGCCGCGATGAGCGGCTGCGTTCGGTGCTGCGCGGTCAGAAGGCTGCAGCCAATGCCAAGGACGGCAAGGGCAAGATCCTGCACAAGGCCGGGCAACCGATGAACGACGAGTTCCTGCGCTCCGAGGAGTTCTCCGACCTCCGCAACATCGAGCAACTCGTTTCGAGTCCGAAGTTGCAACTGGAGCTCCGGGCGGCAGTCAAGGACTATGAGGACGCGCTGGCCGAGGCGGACAACGAGCGTCGCCAGGAGATAGAGCGCGTGTCGCGTGGAGATGAGCTGCCGCACGGCGTGCTGAAGTGGATCACCATATTCATCGCTCAGAAGCGCAAGCTGGCGGTGGGCGACAAGATGGCCGGCCGCCACGGTAACAAGGGTGTGGTCTCGAAGGTTCTGCCGGTCGAGGACATGCCCTACATATCGGTCGAGGCAGAGAGCAAGGACGCGAGCGAGACTATCCGCGGCATGCGCGGCCTGCCGGTGGACATGATACTCAATCCGCTGGGCGTGCCGTCACGCATGAACCTCGGTCAGGTGCTCGAGACCCACTTGGGCTGGGCAGCCAAGGTGCTTGGCTACCAGGCCTTCTGCCCGGTGTTCGAAAGCGCGTCGCCCGAGGAGATCAAGACGGAGCTGCGCAAGGCCGGATTGCCCGAAGACGGCAAGATCGTGATGTACGACGGCCGGACCGGGGACCGCTTCGGCGGCAAGATCACCGTCGGTATGATGTACGTGGTCAAGCTCATCCACATGGTCGACGACAAGATCCATGCCCGTTCGACCGGCCGGTACTCGCTCATCACCCAGCAGCCGCTCGGCGGCAAGGCCCA is a window of candidate division WOR-3 bacterium DNA encoding:
- a CDS encoding 50S ribosomal protein L1 is translated as MRRHSKRFRSLTEKLEHQQLHPLTEAVQLVKEKATAKFDESVDIAIKLGIDPKKTDQLVSGTVSLPNGTGKQVRVLVFAKGEKQDEAKAAGADYAGFEDLVEKVQGGWFDFDVAVATPDTMSAVGRLGKVLGPRGLMPSPKTQTVTFDVAATVKSLKAGRIKYRTDKTGNIHALMGKASFDPDKLSENVRSFVAEVVRAKPATAKGQFVHNIVLSSTMGPGVRVDVREFLDTARKGV
- a CDS encoding 50S ribosomal protein L10; its protein translation is MPKQVKIDAVAGLKERIGKTSALYFVDFTKLAANDFNTLRRKLGESKVAVRVVKNRLALRALTESGVPADIEKLLTGPTSLVFAVDDPIAPARTIREQMKKMAALKVKGAYLDRVLYPADQFNFIAGLPTKNELRGEVVGVLQGPIYGLVTTLDGLLSEFVWVLDQVKDRPRATAPAADAPAPEATAPAPEQPAAA
- a CDS encoding 50S ribosomal protein L7/L12; translated protein: MAETKIQQVIETIEGLTVTELAELVKSLKDKFGVSAPAFMAAGPMPAAGGAAPAEAKAEEQSEFTVTLVSVGDKKIQVLKELRSVTQLGLKEAKDIIDKTPSVVKENVSKEDAAKIKAKLEEVGAKVEVK
- the rpoB gene encoding DNA-directed RNA polymerase subunit beta; this translates as MEQLDFSRSTTHLEIPSLLSLQLDSFREFAQFETDPARREPHGLEGVLRETFPIEDAHKNFRLDYVGYRFGEPKYSPDEAMAKGVNYSMPLKVVFRMVKKEPTTSEGQPAPSSEKVKDILEQEVFVCELPWMTTAGTFIINGVERVIVSQLHRSPGVYFSRDGDEFSALLVPLRGAWFELVVDKHNSMVVLLDRKRRISAATFMRAIGYSHEDIVDKLFRVVQKPFAPGQVVARDIKSESGESWARAGEYVTEGLLDFLSSKGVAEGWVVDGNPAGLDIIANTLRADRTTSKEDAIKRIYYRLRSIAPHSIELAESVILGMLFDQKRFDLGAVGRYKLNQRLMAKTPLTQTGLLQKDVLAIVSHLLLFAGEGRLYQVRYQAGSSEERDKVLGELKGQDLLPDRYHWYERRSELEMTFYDEGRGKHAEKLVSVKGRRMVAEPVRYQADDVDHLSARRVKRVGELLENQFRAALMQLAQNIRERAAFIDDSLLTPQELVNTRVVANAIMQFFTQSQLCQFMEQTNPLTELTHKRRVSTLGPGGLTKETAGFEVRDVHFSHYGRICPIETPEGPNIGLISTVATYGRVDQYGFMTTPYWRVSDGKVMVGKGREIYLNPDEEDHYAIAQATSKLTSDHRFVDEDVICRRKGDVVSLPPDQVDFMDVSPKQIFAPSTVMVPFLEHDDADRALMGANMQRQGVPLLLPEKPLVATGVEGKFAAESGAILLAPEDGVVTRVDARTVVLRSDRGPTEYKLRKYKKSNQYTCLSQRPMVRAGDRVKKGALLADGPATQDGQLALGRNVLVAFVPWRGYNYEDAIIVSEDLIKEDGFTSIQLLEFEIQARETKLGSEEITRDIPGATEDELRNLDEFGVIRIGAEVGPGDILVGRITPKGETEFTPEERLLRAIFGEKAANVRDTSMRVEPGVFGVVIEQRILSRKLGDAMNRRLEKERVVEAGHRYDLKKEFLQDRRDERLRSVLRGQKAAANAKDGKGKILHKAGQPMNDEFLRSEEFSDLRNIEQLVSSPKLQLELRAAVKDYEDALAEADNERRQEIERVSRGDELPHGVLKWITIFIAQKRKLAVGDKMAGRHGNKGVVSKVLPVEDMPYISVEAESKDASETIRGMRGLPVDMILNPLGVPSRMNLGQVLETHLGWAAKVLGYQAFCPVFESASPEEIKTELRKAGLPEDGKIVMYDGRTGDRFGGKITVGMMYVVKLIHMVDDKIHARSTGRYSLITQQPLGGKAQFGGQRFGEMEVWALEAYGAAHALQEMLTIKSDDVDGRSALYESLIRGKNPPRPRTPASFAVLVKELQGLGLELIPERGKETA